The following are encoded together in the Thermosinus carboxydivorans Nor1 genome:
- a CDS encoding N-acetylmuramoyl-L-alanine amidase family protein: MQIIIDGHKVPINPRVSKDLLITLKSIARSLHWGILYDTNRETVYINTKSASVPVPPHERPASSPAEAESNRLAGKTICIDPGHGGSDLGAIGPTGTIEKDNTLAIALLLCDKLEKNGATVIMTRETDRDVSMPDAETEVELGARVDIANGADADIFISIHNDSFTNPTAAGTTTFHYGHPESIRLANCIQKSLVEGLGTRDRGVRFASFFVIRYTKMPAVLVEVAFISNPEEEVVLASIDGRYKAAESIFQGIVKYFKV, encoded by the coding sequence ATGCAGATTATCATAGATGGCCACAAAGTCCCCATAAACCCCCGCGTTTCAAAAGACCTCCTAATTACCCTGAAGAGCATTGCAAGAAGCCTTCACTGGGGAATTTTGTATGATACCAACCGCGAAACTGTATACATTAATACCAAAAGCGCCAGTGTGCCGGTACCACCCCACGAGCGTCCCGCATCTTCCCCCGCGGAGGCGGAAAGCAACCGTCTGGCCGGCAAAACCATCTGCATCGACCCTGGCCATGGCGGCAGCGATCTAGGTGCTATTGGCCCAACGGGCACAATAGAAAAAGATAACACCCTGGCTATCGCCCTTTTGCTCTGCGACAAATTGGAAAAAAACGGCGCAACAGTAATTATGACCCGAGAAACTGACCGCGATGTCAGTATGCCGGACGCGGAAACGGAAGTGGAACTAGGGGCTCGCGTCGATATTGCCAATGGCGCCGACGCTGACATCTTTATCAGCATCCATAACGACTCCTTCACCAACCCGACGGCAGCAGGCACGACCACATTCCACTATGGCCACCCCGAGTCCATCCGGCTGGCCAACTGCATCCAAAAAAGCCTGGTGGAAGGGCTTGGGACCCGCGATCGTGGCGTGCGGTTTGCCAGCTTTTTCGTCATCCGCTATACCAAGATGCCGGCTGTGCTGGTCGAAGTAGCGTTTATCTCCAACCCTGAGGAAGAAGTAGTTCTGGCCAGTATTGACGGACGGTATAAAGCAGCCGAGAGTATTTTCCAAGGAATTGTTAAGTATTTCAAAGTCTGA
- a CDS encoding TIGR01212 family radical SAM protein (This family includes YhcC from E. coli K-12, an uncharacterized radical SAM protein.) — protein MRYRVYSDYLRRRYGTKVYKLPIGLPVTCPNRDGTCGVGGCVFCGEIGAGYENLPASMTVREQIAANKAHIAPKYKANKFIAYFQNFSNTYLPVKDFAAYLEEACQPDIVGIAIATRPDCINDAYLEAMAKVQAARGVDIAVELGLQTVNYHSLAKINRGHTLAEFIDAVLRLKQYRFDVCAHLILNLPWDEMADVVENAKVLSALGVQQVKLHALYIVKGTPMAKWYEQGELTLVSKEEYIERVITFLEYLHPDIVVQRLIGRAPETNTLFANWQTGWWKIKERIEQLLEERNTYQGKRCIYLNGPAVRKFVEEGV, from the coding sequence ATGCGTTACCGGGTTTATTCGGACTATTTACGCCGGCGTTACGGGACGAAAGTGTATAAGCTGCCGATTGGCTTGCCTGTTACTTGTCCCAACCGGGACGGGACGTGCGGGGTGGGCGGGTGTGTATTTTGCGGTGAAATTGGCGCCGGCTATGAAAACCTGCCTGCTTCTATGACGGTCAGAGAGCAAATCGCGGCTAATAAAGCTCATATTGCGCCAAAGTATAAGGCTAATAAGTTTATTGCCTACTTTCAAAACTTTAGCAACACCTATTTGCCAGTGAAAGATTTTGCTGCTTATCTGGAGGAGGCATGTCAGCCTGATATCGTTGGCATTGCTATTGCCACCAGGCCTGACTGTATTAACGACGCTTATTTGGAGGCAATGGCCAAAGTGCAAGCTGCCCGGGGCGTAGACATTGCAGTGGAACTAGGCTTGCAGACGGTAAACTACCATTCGCTGGCCAAAATTAACCGGGGACATACGCTGGCTGAATTTATCGATGCGGTGCTTCGCCTCAAGCAGTACCGCTTCGACGTTTGCGCCCACCTCATTTTGAACCTTCCCTGGGATGAAATGGCCGACGTGGTGGAAAATGCCAAAGTCCTGTCGGCGCTGGGGGTCCAGCAAGTAAAACTTCACGCCTTGTATATCGTTAAAGGGACGCCCATGGCCAAATGGTATGAGCAGGGGGAGCTGACACTGGTCAGTAAAGAGGAGTATATTGAGCGGGTTATAACTTTTTTGGAGTATCTCCATCCAGATATTGTCGTGCAGCGGCTGATTGGCCGCGCCCCCGAGACTAATACGCTGTTTGCAAACTGGCAGACAGGCTGGTGGAAAATCAAAGAGCGGATTGAACAGCTCCTTGAAGAACGCAATACTTATCAAGGTAAGCGGTGCATTTATTTAAACGGGCCGGCGGTGCGAAAATTCGTCGAGGAAGGCGTTTAG
- a CDS encoding B12-binding domain-containing radical SAM protein gives MKVLLLTLNAKYIHSSLALRYLKAYCRPVCADILVREYSINNGLLDILGDIYREKPGVIGMACYIWNIEMTLTLAGLIKKVLPDTAIVLGGPEVSYDPAEVMAGHAAVDYIVQGEGEETLYRLLSSLQSGRDVETIEGLAFRRGGRVVINGGPQIVHDLSCIPFPYSDEDMAQLADKIIYYESSRGCPFSCQYCLSSATTGVRFLPLERVYRDMEFFIRHDVKQVKFVDRTFNAKKEHYFPLWQFLARQNCRTNFHFEIAADILDDEVLAFLAQVPPGRFQFEIGVQSTYEPTLAEIKRRNDWSRIARNVLKLRSYDNIHLHLDLIVGLPYETYERFGRSFNDLYALQPHMLQIGFLKLLKGSGIRRRAGQHGYVFMDTAPYQVLANNYLTYGEVRKLHILEEVFNQTYNSGRFPATLRWLVDCYSGDAFRLYADLAAYWEERGLHSLSHSAKSLFGHMAEFCRYHRLKDAICLQLLKFDALAGEGGVRPEFLPWNGDEWEYVKTRFWRDEATVRQYLPGYCFTSWREIKRNYHIEVFEVNIPHYLAGGELREERTVILFSYAQDRINYQIVQPHDFGM, from the coding sequence ATGAAGGTCCTTTTGTTAACGCTTAACGCAAAATATATTCATTCATCTCTGGCCTTACGCTATTTAAAGGCATATTGCCGTCCGGTATGCGCCGACATATTGGTAAGAGAATATTCCATCAACAACGGGCTGCTCGATATTCTCGGTGATATCTACCGGGAAAAGCCGGGCGTTATCGGTATGGCCTGTTATATCTGGAACATCGAAATGACGCTTACGCTCGCGGGGCTCATTAAGAAAGTGCTCCCTGACACGGCGATCGTCCTGGGAGGACCGGAAGTTTCCTATGACCCCGCCGAGGTGATGGCTGGTCATGCAGCGGTTGATTATATTGTACAAGGCGAGGGCGAAGAAACGCTCTACCGTCTGCTCAGCTCGCTGCAAAGCGGCAGGGACGTGGAAACAATTGAGGGTCTTGCCTTTCGCCGTGGTGGACGGGTAGTGATCAATGGCGGTCCGCAGATTGTGCACGACCTTTCATGTATTCCCTTTCCATATAGCGATGAAGATATGGCGCAGCTCGCGGATAAAATTATCTATTACGAAAGTTCCCGTGGCTGTCCTTTTTCCTGCCAATACTGCTTGTCAAGCGCTACCACAGGGGTACGGTTTTTGCCTTTGGAGCGCGTTTATCGTGACATGGAATTTTTCATTCGCCACGATGTGAAGCAAGTGAAATTTGTCGACCGCACCTTTAATGCCAAAAAGGAACATTACTTTCCCTTGTGGCAGTTTTTGGCCCGCCAGAACTGCCGGACTAATTTTCATTTTGAAATTGCGGCCGATATTTTGGATGATGAGGTACTGGCGTTTTTGGCGCAGGTACCGCCGGGCCGCTTTCAGTTTGAAATTGGCGTCCAGTCAACTTATGAACCCACGCTTGCGGAAATAAAGCGGCGCAATGATTGGTCCCGGATTGCCCGCAATGTGCTTAAGCTGCGCTCCTACGATAATATTCATCTGCATCTTGATCTTATTGTCGGTCTGCCTTATGAAACATACGAACGTTTTGGCCGGTCGTTTAATGATCTCTATGCCTTGCAGCCCCATATGCTCCAAATCGGGTTTCTCAAGCTGCTGAAAGGTTCAGGTATTCGCCGTCGGGCCGGACAACATGGTTATGTATTTATGGACACGGCGCCCTATCAGGTGCTAGCCAATAATTATCTGACTTATGGCGAAGTGCGCAAGCTCCACATCCTCGAGGAAGTGTTCAATCAAACGTACAATAGCGGTCGTTTTCCGGCGACGCTGCGCTGGTTGGTTGATTGCTATAGCGGTGATGCTTTTCGCTTGTACGCCGATTTGGCTGCTTATTGGGAAGAGCGGGGCCTGCATAGCCTTTCGCACAGTGCCAAATCTTTGTTTGGACACATGGCCGAATTTTGCCGCTATCACCGGTTGAAGGATGCTATTTGCCTTCAATTGCTTAAGTTCGACGCCCTGGCGGGTGAAGGCGGTGTGCGCCCTGAATTCTTGCCCTGGAACGGTGATGAATGGGAGTATGTTAAAACAAGGTTTTGGCGGGACGAAGCTACCGTTCGTCAGTATCTGCCTGGTTATTGTTTTACTAGTTGGCGGGAAATTAAGCGAAATTACCATATCGAAGTTTTTGAGGTCAATATACCGCACTATCTTGCCGGCGGCGAGCTGAGGGAAGAAAGGACAGTCATTCTATTTTCCTATGCGCAAGATAGGATAAACTATCAGATTGTGCAGCCTCATGACTTTGGGATGTAG